Genomic DNA from Thiosocius teredinicola:
GCGGTTTTCATCGTGTCGTAGATTGCCGAGTGCGCCTCGTCGGCGTCCCAGTCGAGGCCGGCTGCGATGGCCGCGCGAGCCAGCACCGTCTGCCCATAGGCCAGTCCGCCGAGGGTCACCGTGTCGAAGGTGCTGAACGGGTGAAACGGGTTGTGCTTGTGCCGGGTGCGCTCCACGGCCGCGTTGATGAATCCCAGGTCGAAGAATGCGTTGTGCCCGACCAGGATGGCCCGCTTGCAGGCACTCGCCTTGACCGCGGCACGGATCGGCGCGAACACGTGGTCGAGGGCGGCTTTCTCGACCTTGGCATCGCGAAAAGGGTGATCGGGATCGATGCCGTTGAAGGCCAGCGCCTTGGGGTCGAGGTTGGCGCCTTCGAACGGCTGCACATGGCAGTCCACCGACTCGGCCGGTAACAGGTTGCCGTCGCCGTCCATGTCGATGATCACTGCAGCGATCTCCAACAGGGCGTCGGTCTGGGCGTTGAAGCCTGCGGTCTCGACGTCGACAACGACGGGAAGATAGCCACGGAAGCGTTGGCTGATGGCGGTGTTGTAAGCTCTGTTTTCCACATTTGGCAGGATACCCAATGCGACGACTGATAGCGATTTACCCTCATGGATGGCGATGGATCGGACTGGTACTGGTACTGGTACTGGTTTGGGGCGACGTCGCGGCACAATCACGCGGCCTGATCTTCGAGGTCAGCCGCGAAGGCGCGCCGACGAGCTACCTGGTCGGCACCATGCACTCCGAGGACGAACGGATTCTCGCCCTGGTGCCCAGAATCTCGACAGCGATCGAGAAAGTCGACGTCGTCGCACTCGAGTTGATCCCCGACGGGCTGCCGATGCTGGCCGCCGGTTTGACGTTGTTTCTGCCCCCCGACCAGAGTCTGCGGGAGATCGTGGGCGATTGTCGGTTTCGGCGGCTCGCCACTATGGGCGAGGACATCGGGGTGGCTCCCGAGTACCTCGATCGTCTCAAACCCTGGGCAGCGGCGATGACCTTGTGGATGCCGCCGCAGGAATCCGGCGTGGTGCTGGATATGAAGATCTACCTGGAGGCGCTACGACTCGAACGCGAGGTTTTCGGCATCGAAACGATTTTTGAACAGATGGCCCTGTTCGGCGGCATGTCGCGGGAAATGGAGTTGTCTCTTCTGGATAACCTGATTCAGAACGCCGATTTGGTGCCGAAACAGCTCGAAGAGATGACCAAGGCCTATCTGGACGGTGGATTGGCCGGTCTGGACGCGGTTGCCCGCGAACAGACCCATGAGATGCCGCCCGAGGTCGAGGCCTGGTTTGAAGACGATCTGCTGGCCAAGCGCAACATTCGCATGCTTGAGCGCGTGCAGGAGATGCTGCAGCAGCGGCCCATGATGATCGCCGTGGGCGCCTTGCACCTGAGCGGGGAAACCGGCCTGGTCAAGGGTTTACAGCGTCTCGGCTACCGGGTCGAGCCCTGGTGAAGTGAGTGAGGTTTCACACGCGCGGTCGGTATCGGCTGTCGCAGTGGCGAACCGAATGCCTATAATGCACCGGTCGGTTGAGGGGAGTCTCGTAAATCCGACGTGCTGGAAACAAAGGAAAACAATATGAATAACGCTACCTGGTTGTACAAGGTGGGATTGGCCCTGCTGCTTGGGATGACGCTGGGCCTTGGTGGATGTGCGAGTGGTGTCGATCGCGATCCGCGGGACCCGTTGGAGTCCTACAACCGTGCCATGTACAGTTTCAACGAGTCCGTCGACAATGCGGTGCTCAAGCCGCTGGCGCGTGGCTACAACTACATCACGCCGGCCCCGGTCAACAAGGGTGTCACCAATTTCTTCAACAACCTGGCGGACGTGCGGTCGGCGATCAACAACCTGCTGCAGTTCAAGATCGGGCGCGCCTTCAGTGACGTCGGGCGGGTCGCGGTCAACAGTACGATCGGCATCCTTGGCCTGATCGACGTTGCCAGCAACATGGATCTGCCGCGTTACAACGAGGACTTCGGCCAGACGCTGGGCGTCTGGGGTCTCGACTCGGGGCCGTATGTCGTGCTGCCGTTCTTCGGCCCGAGCAGCGCGCGCGACGGCGTGGGCGTGGTCGTCGACTGGTTCACCGACCCGGTGACCTACGTCGAAGACGACGCGGTTCGCTGGAGTCTGCGTGGGCTCAACGTCGTGGATAAGCGCGCCGATCTGCTCAACGCCAGTCGCGTGCTCGACGAGGCGGCGCTCGATCCCTATGCGTTCGTGCGTGATGCCTACCTGCAACGGCGCCAGGATCAGGTATACGACGGCAACCCACCGCCGGAAGTCTACGAATAGCCCGCGATCCGTCGCGTACAGCTACCGTCAAAGCCCCCTTTTCAGGGGGCTTTTTTCGTTGCGCGTGGGCCAAGTTGACGCGGATCAACCAACTGCAATCGAAGGGTTATTTCGTACCCGCCGGGGCCATTTAGTAATTGACAGTTTAAGTAAATACTAAAATACTTGCGCTCAGGGTCGCACAGGGGACGTACGACCCAGCAGTACAAACACAATTCCGACGATTTCCACAATTGGAGAACGCTATGAAACTCTTGAAAGTGGCTGCCACCGCAGCTTTGATCGCTGCTTCAGCCTCGGCTTCGGCATGGTGGGGTGGTCCTTGGGGCGGCGGCCCGTGGGGCGGCAATGGTTACAACAACGGTTACAACAATGGCTGGGGTGACGGCACCGGTTGGGGCAACACCTCTGGCGATTTCCTCGGCGACGGCGCTGCAGCTGGTGATTTCAGCATGACCATGTCGGGTCGTGGCAACACCAACATGCGCGGCTACGGCAACGGTTATGGCTACGGCGACGGTTACGGCCGCGGCTACAACTACAACCAGCCTTACTACGGTGGTTACGGCTACGGCTACCCGTACGGCGGCTACGCACCTTACGGCGCACCGGTTGCACCGATGGCTCCGCCGGCTCCGGCTCCGGAAGCTCCGGCTCAAGCCCAGTAATCGTCTGGTCGGGACGCACGGAAGCATCGGCACACAAGGAAGTGTG
This window encodes:
- the rnt gene encoding ribonuclease T; amino-acid sequence: MENRAYNTAISQRFRGYLPVVVDVETAGFNAQTDALLEIAAVIIDMDGDGNLLPAESVDCHVQPFEGANLDPKALAFNGIDPDHPFRDAKVEKAALDHVFAPIRAAVKASACKRAILVGHNAFFDLGFINAAVERTRHKHNPFHPFSTFDTVTLGGLAYGQTVLARAAIAAGLDWDADEAHSAIYDTMKTAELFCGIVNRWQSAFSEHPWMQVAGG
- a CDS encoding MlaA family lipoprotein — its product is MNNATWLYKVGLALLLGMTLGLGGCASGVDRDPRDPLESYNRAMYSFNESVDNAVLKPLARGYNYITPAPVNKGVTNFFNNLADVRSAINNLLQFKIGRAFSDVGRVAVNSTIGILGLIDVASNMDLPRYNEDFGQTLGVWGLDSGPYVVLPFFGPSSARDGVGVVVDWFTDPVTYVEDDAVRWSLRGLNVVDKRADLLNASRVLDEAALDPYAFVRDAYLQRRQDQVYDGNPPPEVYE
- a CDS encoding TraB/GumN family protein codes for the protein MRRLIAIYPHGWRWIGLVLVLVLVWGDVAAQSRGLIFEVSREGAPTSYLVGTMHSEDERILALVPRISTAIEKVDVVALELIPDGLPMLAAGLTLFLPPDQSLREIVGDCRFRRLATMGEDIGVAPEYLDRLKPWAAAMTLWMPPQESGVVLDMKIYLEALRLEREVFGIETIFEQMALFGGMSREMELSLLDNLIQNADLVPKQLEEMTKAYLDGGLAGLDAVAREQTHEMPPEVEAWFEDDLLAKRNIRMLERVQEMLQQRPMMIAVGALHLSGETGLVKGLQRLGYRVEPW
- a CDS encoding sulfur globule family protein, with translation MKLLKVAATAALIAASASASAWWGGPWGGGPWGGNGYNNGYNNGWGDGTGWGNTSGDFLGDGAAAGDFSMTMSGRGNTNMRGYGNGYGYGDGYGRGYNYNQPYYGGYGYGYPYGGYAPYGAPVAPMAPPAPAPEAPAQAQ